From Granulicella sp. WH15, the proteins below share one genomic window:
- a CDS encoding ricin-type beta-trefoil lectin domain protein: protein MQATHQARRYMYLLVLTVFALLLTSCNSAMTSVKNALNLSQDPTPSANAQSSSSTGTNLGVFSLLNEGTATGNSLTVLYGKSTEGDQLTTYWYAQPDVMEVVSLGNSQYEIMETLGNRCMTANGADVTINTCSASSNQLFTLNLQSDGSYVIKSGNNTCINAANSFTIVNAVACNTSSPQQRWKFSGATKLDLGSGSSTSTGTGGTTPTPPSGGTGSTSDLGVFSLLNEGTTTGNSLTVLYGKSTEGDQLTTYWYAQPDVMEVVSLGSSQYEIMETLGNRCITANGSAVTINTCTKSANQIFTLNLQSDGSYVIKSGSNTCINAPNSFAIVNAVACNTSSPQQRWMFSGATKLNLGTSGSTGTTTPPPSNPTTGTGTGTGTSGSGGTTSTSGLGVFSLLNEATTQGNSLTILYGKSTEGDQLTTYWYAQPDVMEVLSLGNSQYEIIEILGNRCVTASGSTVTITTCKANTNQIFSLKPQSDGSYVLQSATGTCINAAGSFTIVDAQTCNSSANQRWKFSGVTPLNLGGGTSTGSTGTITNSSTVPAGYHLTFDDEFQSLSISDTNGAGTKWYTHTIQCCMSDTSNPSTPTYMAGINDGAGKNPYSLIPGQGLDIRLQKTNGAWYSGVLATVDGKGAGFSQKYGYFEMRAKFPAGLGTWPAFWFMNPSHLSQGVPAGELDFVEAYMFAPTLINTTLHDWGTGTQLAYHQSQVANMATAFHTYGMLWTASNITFYFDGAVIWQTATPSIMNQPYYPIIDLGLGGGWPTDQTPQQSDMIVQYMRVYSN, encoded by the coding sequence ATGCAGGCTACTCATCAGGCAAGACGCTATATGTATCTCCTCGTCCTGACTGTTTTTGCGCTCTTACTCACCTCCTGCAACTCCGCGATGACTTCGGTCAAGAACGCGTTGAACCTATCGCAGGATCCAACACCCTCTGCCAACGCGCAAAGCTCATCCAGCACTGGAACCAACCTGGGCGTCTTCTCTCTTCTCAATGAAGGCACAGCTACGGGTAACTCACTTACGGTGCTCTACGGTAAGTCGACTGAAGGAGACCAGCTTACGACTTACTGGTACGCACAGCCGGACGTTATGGAGGTTGTCTCACTCGGCAACTCGCAGTACGAGATCATGGAAACACTCGGCAACCGCTGCATGACCGCGAACGGCGCAGACGTAACCATCAACACCTGCAGTGCAAGCTCGAATCAGCTCTTCACCCTGAATCTGCAATCCGATGGCTCCTATGTCATCAAGTCCGGCAACAACACCTGCATCAATGCGGCCAACTCCTTTACCATCGTCAACGCTGTAGCCTGCAATACATCGTCGCCGCAGCAGCGTTGGAAGTTTAGCGGAGCTACCAAGCTCGACCTGGGCTCCGGGAGTTCGACCAGTACCGGAACAGGGGGGACGACACCCACACCTCCATCCGGGGGAACAGGATCCACATCTGACCTTGGAGTATTTTCTCTTCTCAACGAAGGCACCACTACGGGTAACTCACTTACCGTGCTCTACGGTAAGTCGACCGAGGGAGATCAACTTACGACTTACTGGTACGCACAACCGGATGTCATGGAAGTAGTCTCGCTTGGCAGCTCCCAGTACGAGATTATGGAGACGCTCGGCAACCGTTGCATCACCGCAAACGGCTCCGCCGTGACCATTAATACCTGCACCAAAAGCGCGAACCAGATCTTCACTCTGAACCTTCAGTCGGATGGTTCTTATGTCATCAAATCCGGCAGCAATACCTGCATCAATGCACCCAACTCCTTCGCCATCGTCAACGCTGTAGCCTGCAATACATCCTCGCCACAGCAGCGCTGGATGTTCAGCGGAGCAACCAAGCTCAACCTGGGAACCAGCGGCTCAACCGGAACAACCACGCCGCCGCCCTCAAACCCAACCACGGGCACGGGTACCGGAACCGGAACCTCTGGATCTGGCGGAACGACCTCTACATCTGGTCTGGGAGTATTTTCCCTGCTGAACGAAGCTACAACGCAGGGTAACTCCCTTACTATTCTTTACGGTAAGTCGACCGAGGGAGATCAACTTACAACTTACTGGTATGCGCAACCCGATGTGATGGAGGTGCTCTCGCTCGGGAACTCGCAGTACGAGATCATCGAGATACTCGGCAATCGTTGCGTCACAGCAAGCGGGTCTACTGTAACCATCACTACTTGCAAGGCCAATACGAATCAGATCTTCTCACTCAAGCCACAATCGGATGGCTCTTACGTTCTTCAATCGGCAACAGGAACCTGCATTAACGCCGCAGGCTCTTTTACCATTGTCGACGCACAGACATGTAACTCCTCCGCAAACCAGCGCTGGAAGTTCAGCGGAGTAACTCCCCTCAACTTAGGCGGCGGCACTTCAACCGGCTCGACAGGTACGATCACTAACTCATCCACTGTCCCTGCTGGCTATCACCTTACCTTCGACGATGAGTTCCAGTCGCTCAGTATTTCGGATACGAACGGCGCAGGCACTAAGTGGTACACCCACACCATCCAGTGCTGCATGTCCGATACCTCCAATCCATCTACCCCCACTTACATGGCGGGAATTAATGATGGCGCAGGTAAGAACCCTTATTCACTTATTCCCGGACAAGGCCTTGATATTCGTCTACAAAAGACAAATGGGGCCTGGTACTCCGGCGTGCTTGCTACCGTGGATGGCAAGGGAGCAGGCTTCTCGCAGAAGTACGGCTACTTCGAGATGCGCGCCAAGTTTCCTGCAGGGCTTGGCACCTGGCCTGCCTTCTGGTTTATGAATCCATCCCATCTAAGTCAGGGCGTGCCTGCCGGGGAACTGGACTTCGTGGAAGCCTATATGTTCGCTCCAACCCTGATCAACACCACGCTGCACGACTGGGGGACCGGCACGCAGCTCGCCTATCACCAGTCCCAGGTAGCCAACATGGCAACCGCCTTCCACACTTATGGGATGCTCTGGACCGCGAGTAACATCACCTTCTACTTCGACGGGGCCGTGATCTGGCAGACAGCCACGCCGTCGATCATGAATCAGCCCTACTACCCCATCATCGACCTGGGACTGGGAGGCGGCTGGCCCACTGACCAGACTCCACAGCAGTCGGACATGATCGTGCAGTACATGCGCGTCTACTCAAACTAG
- a CDS encoding DUF507 family protein, giving the protein MRISDDKVNKLAHTVADTLAEIAEVDFLEDRNTIRQEARKALQKLLTEELKIDAAARQKIASQRKIIVEGSQEWDILYRKYYNDEVKKLGL; this is encoded by the coding sequence ATGAGAATCTCCGACGATAAGGTCAACAAACTCGCACACACAGTTGCGGACACGCTGGCTGAGATAGCCGAGGTCGATTTCCTCGAGGACCGCAACACGATCCGGCAGGAGGCCCGCAAGGCGCTGCAGAAGCTGCTCACCGAGGAACTGAAGATCGACGCGGCGGCACGGCAGAAGATCGCTTCGCAGCGCAAGATCATCGTCGAGGGCTCGCAGGAGTGGGATATTCTCTACCGCAAGTACTACAACGATGAGGTTAAGAAACTCGGTCTCTAG
- a CDS encoding DUF507 family protein yields MIFSKDYVGYLTRQTLKHLVAAKMIHTDKPAIVEEKVTAGMIDELSLEDRINDEVRVILEAFQDDMRKTGASYPEMFKKVKMELARKYKAVL; encoded by the coding sequence ATGATTTTTTCTAAAGATTACGTTGGATATCTGACGCGGCAGACCCTGAAACACCTGGTCGCCGCGAAGATGATTCACACCGATAAACCCGCCATCGTCGAAGAAAAGGTCACCGCTGGAATGATCGACGAGCTCTCGCTCGAGGATCGCATCAACGATGAGGTTCGGGTCATCCTCGAAGCCTTCCAGGACGACATGCGCAAGACCGGCGCGAGCTACCCGGAGATGTTCAAGAAGGTAAAGATGGAGCTCGCCCGCAAATATAAGGCGGTGCTATGA